A single window of Candidatus Kuenenbacteria bacterium DNA harbors:
- a CDS encoding RNA polymerase sigma factor, producing the protein MRAQKINKWQESKLLKRLKNGDEESFRKIYDFFVDRIYKYVFLKIGSKEKTEEIVQDVFLKFWRFAKDEENKVSDLSAFIYSIARSMIADHYRNEGKVDAVVSFEETIITEEEIVSESVLSEEIDISIDLEKVSAALTKLSQVYQDLIIMKYIEEMSNKEIAEILGKEEGNIRVLAHRAIKQLRAILRDHE; encoded by the coding sequence ATGAGAGCCCAAAAGATAAACAAATGGCAAGAGAGCAAGCTCCTAAAAAGGCTTAAAAACGGAGATGAAGAAAGCTTTCGTAAGATATATGATTTTTTTGTAGACAGGATTTATAAGTATGTTTTTTTGAAGATTGGATCTAAAGAAAAAACAGAGGAGATAGTTCAGGATGTTTTTCTCAAGTTTTGGAGATTTGCGAAAGACGAAGAGAATAAAGTGAGCGACTTGTCTGCGTTTATCTATAGCATCGCCAGATCGATGATTGCTGATCATTATAGAAACGAAGGCAAAGTTGATGCGGTGGTATCTTTTGAGGAAACAATAATTACAGAAGAGGAAATAGTTAGTGAGAGTGTTTTGTCCGAAGAGATAGACATAAGTATAGATTTAGAAAAAGTAAGTGCGGCATTGACCAAATTGTCACAAGTATACCAAGATTTGATTATCATGAAATATATAGAAGAGATGAGTAATAAAGAGATAGCCGAAATTTTGGGGAAAGAAGAGGGCAATATAAGGGTGTTGGCCCACAGGGCGATAAAACAACTAAGAGCAATATTAAGAGACCATGAATAA